CTTCAAAAAAAGTTCAAAGAAAAGGCTTATATCTTATGAATGTCCAATCATATTTGAATTATTTATGCTGTACGGTTTTAGCTATGATAAGTTGACCAATTTAAAAAGAGAAGCATACGACATGGAACGCAATTCAATAGAGATCCAATTTGATAATGACAGTAGAAGTATCGTTTCTTTAGAACTTCCGTATAAATTGAAAGAGCAGTTTTATGAGTTATTTACATTCCGTAATTCAAAAGAAAATTTAAATTCAGATTATTTATTTGTGAACGAATCAAATAATCTGATAATGCATGACATTGCTTCAAGAGAACTTAATAAAATACGAAAAGCATATGAAAAGGAAATGGATATTGATTATGATGTGGATCAAAATAATCCTTTTACGGCAACTGGATTACAGAAATACGCAATAATTAAGATGCTTCTAGCTGGAATGAACGCAACTATAATATCGTCTTTTACAAACCAGCAAGATGAAATCATAAAATCATGTCAAATAAGAGTTAGCGAACAATTCCAGATGGATATAAATAGATATGTCAATCATATGATTAGAGGAATAGCAACTTATGACGTATTTAATGACAACTAATTTATAAGTATGTTCAGTTTGCTTATTAGTTTAATAATCAAAATAATTTATATTTATTTAGTTTGAAATTCAATTTTAATGTTAGATAAAAAGTAGTTAGTGAGTGGATAAAAAAATATTCATTTCATTAAAATTGCAAAATATATGTTATTTATTGAGTGTTTTCCCTTATTTAAGCACCTGATTACAGTTATTTCGTCAAAAAAAGCTGTATAGTAATACATAAGATATGTTGAATTATGTTACAATTTGATTTAAAATAACTATGCACGCGGCTAGATTTTGTGTCTGTGGTTCGCAGACGTTGAAAAAAATGTGGGGGACTTTTGCTTACTACATCAATTTAAATTATTTGCCATAATAATTTGTCATAATGAGTAGCCGCGTGCACTGAGGTTAAAAATATGAATAAATTCAATGAAATAAAAACTAGGAATGACTTAGCTGATTTTTTAGATATACCAAGAAGTAGATTAACATATATCTTGTATGGAAAAAAAATTGAAAATTTCTATACTTCTTTTGAAATATTAAAAAAAAATGGTGGTACTAGACAAATAGATGCGCCAAATAAAGAATTAAAGATTGTCCAAAAAAAAATTGCAAATGCTTTATGGAATCATTACAAAGGATTGGCAAAGAAAACATCTTCAAAAACTAACTTTTCACATGCATTCGAAAAAGAGAAAAGCATTATCACAAATGCAAAAATTCATAGAAACAAACGTTTTGTCTTAAATATAGATTTAGAAGATTTTTTTCATAGCTTTCATTTTGGGCGAGTTAGAGGATTTTTTGAAAAAAACAATAATTTTACACTGCCAAAAGAAGTTGCAACAGTTATGGCACAACTTGTTTGTTATGAAAAACACCTTCCTCAAGGAGCGCCTAGTTCCCCAATTATTACAAATTTAATATGTAATATTCTCGATTTTAGAATGCTTAAATTATCAAGGAAATATAAATTTGACTACACAAGATATGCAGATGATTTGACTTTTTCATCAAATAATAAATATTTCTTGGAAAAACATCAAGAAATATATGATGAAATATCTAATGAAATCGAACGCGCAGGTTTCAGAATTAATGAACGAAAAACTCGCTTGCAATATCGTGATTCAAAACAACAAGTAACGGGATTAGTGGTTAACAAAAAAATAAATGTTGATAGAGTATATTATAAAAAAACAAGAGCAATGGCATTTAGTCTATATTCATGTGGAAGTTTTGAAATTGAAGGCGACCAAGGCTCTATCAATCAACTTGAGGGGAGATTTGCTTTTATAAATCAGCTAGACCGATATAATAATAAATTATCTTCTGAAAAAAATGATTTCAGAACATTGAATTCTAGAGAAAAGCAGTACCAACAATTTTTATACTACAAGTATTTTTTTGCAAATAAAAAACCACTCATTGTAACTGAAGGTAAAACCGATGTACGATATTTAAAAGCTGCTATGAAAAGTCTTTGCGACGAATATCCTAATTTGATTACGAAAAGTAGTGATACTGAATTTGAATTTAAAGTTTCATTCCTAAGAAGAACAAAGAGATTAAATTATTTTCTAAATATAACTCAAGATGGTGCAGATACAATTTCAAGCATCTATAAATTTTCGCAAGCAAATAATGAAAAAGGCTATATAAACTATCTAGAATATTTTAAAAAAATTAGTAACACAAACCCCAAAAATCCTGTTATTCTAATTTTTGATAACGAGCTAAATGGAGATCAAAGCAAGGGAAAAAACAATAAGAATAAACCTCTGCAAAAGTTTATAAACTTAATAAATTTGGATAACGAATCTCATGAAAAGTTTAAAAATAGTCTTAGTTATAATATTCTTGGAAATTTTCACCTCTTGACAAACCAGTTAGTTAACAATAAAGACCAGTGTGAAATTGAAGATCTAATTGAGTCCAAAGTATGGAATAATAGAATAGGTGGAAAAACATTTTCAATTGATAAAGAATTCGATTTAGACAAACATTTTGGAAAAGAAATTTTCTCGCAATATATTGAGCAAAACTATGAAACTATTGATTTTGAGAATTTTAAACCTATTCTGGATAATATCTCTCAGATAATTGATGAATATAATGTGAAAAGTTAAAATCATTAAAAACGAGGCAAGGCATATGTTAATTTATAGGTATAGATCAAATAGTGAACTTGCAATGAAAGAACTTATCTATAATGAATTATTTTTTGCAAGTGCAGAGGAATGCAATGATCCCTATGATGGTAAAGACTTTTTAGTGTTTGGGAAAGAAATAGATAAATGGAAACGATTATTTGAGACAGCTTGGAAAGATGACGAAAACATTATAAAGAATGATTTAGCTGAAAAAATGTCTCAAAAAATGTTGGAATATACACCATTATCATTTGAACAAGCTATATTATTTTGTTATTCAAAAGAAATTTCAAGCATACTCAACTGTGATTTAAATCTAGCTTCTTTCCTTGAGTCAAAAATAAAAAACCTAATTGAAAAGTATTCCCCGAAAAAAAAATATTTTGCTTCCTTTTCGAAGAATAATGCAAGCATCCTCATGTGGTCACATTATGCATCAATGCACCATGGGTTTTGTCTTATATATAAGTCAATTAATGGGGGACTTGATCAAGATCCAGGATGGAAAAGAAGTTCAGTGCGTAGAAAAACAAAAAATGGAATAGCACCAACAATGAAATATTCATTTCCTCAAAAATTTATTTTTGAAGAAATTGTTTATCAAGAGAAAACTGAACAGATAGATGCATTCTCATGTTTTACATCGTATATCTATGGAAATGAAATAGAAGATGAAAAAGAACGGCTGAACTTTGTTTATCAAAAAGAAAAACAATATTTAGAAAAGCATGATAGTTGGAAGTATGAAGAAGAAGTAAGGCTGTTGCTTCCGACGCCCCCCGCCTCAATGTATGGGGAACACTTTTCATATACACAAAATGAAAGATTGCTACACTATTCCCCAACACAGCTAGTCGGAATAATTTTAGGATCTAGAATGGAAAGAAACCAAAAAGACAGGATTTGTGAAATCTGTCAAGAACGATTAGATAAGATTGCATTGTCGTGTAAAAACAGTATTGTATTTGACTTTGTGTTATTTCAAGCTAAATTAGAGAATGATTATAGAGGAATATCTATAGAGCCAAAAACTATATTTTCTTTGGGCGGAACATTTTACGAAAGTGATGTTAGATTTATAGATAGCTATAAATTGTGGAAAGACGGTTGGGCTTTAGTATTTAGAGACAAGGGTTGCTCAAAAAAGAAAATTGATTAGTTATTTCAAGTTTGCAAAAATCATTATAGAATAAGCAGTTCTATCTAGTTTATAAAATCCTATTGTGACGCAAGTAGAACCCACCCACGACTTGGGGATTATTTGGGGATTGGTTTTAAAAAATATATCAATTTTAGGGATTTATATGAAGAAATTTTCTAACTTTACTTATTAAGAATGGCTTAATAAAGAGATCTGAAAATTAATAAGTTTTATAAATTGCATTAGTATCAATTCGTAATCAGTAGGTCAGATATCCGGTGTTTTTTACCCTTTAATTTACCCTTTACAGAAATAAAACGGATTTTGTTTTATTACGCTAACATAAAAAGAAACCGCATAGAATCGCGGTTTCTCAATGCTTAGTTACTAATGGTTTTATCATGTTGTCTGAGATATTGATACTTCGAATCCCTCTCTCTCCGCCATTTGAAGAAAGCAAGAACGGCTTAGTATAGCCGTTTTTTTAATGTAAAAAATGAAGATTACTTATTTGACATAGAAATTGACATATATATGTTTTCTAACTTGTCAGCAGCGCTCTGCAGCATGCCTGGTGTTACAAATGTGTACTGGTCTAATGTGAAAATGCAGCTGAATGATGACCAAGGTTTTCCTGTACCGTTTTAATATCGATTCCGGCCTGCAGAGATCAGGAGCAGCAACAGCATTACCAGTGGATACGATAGCAGCAATCGCCCAAGCAGACAGCACATTTCAATATGTTTGAGTTTTCCTGTGAATGTATTTGGGAAGATGGCCCAAGTTATTGTGACGGGTTCCCGGTACAGCCACATCCAATGTTAATTCTGAAGCTGGAAGAGGTCC
This is a stretch of genomic DNA from Acetobacterium woodii DSM 1030. It encodes these proteins:
- a CDS encoding retron Ec67 family RNA-directed DNA polymerase/endonuclease, producing the protein MNKFNEIKTRNDLADFLDIPRSRLTYILYGKKIENFYTSFEILKKNGGTRQIDAPNKELKIVQKKIANALWNHYKGLAKKTSSKTNFSHAFEKEKSIITNAKIHRNKRFVLNIDLEDFFHSFHFGRVRGFFEKNNNFTLPKEVATVMAQLVCYEKHLPQGAPSSPIITNLICNILDFRMLKLSRKYKFDYTRYADDLTFSSNNKYFLEKHQEIYDEISNEIERAGFRINERKTRLQYRDSKQQVTGLVVNKKINVDRVYYKKTRAMAFSLYSCGSFEIEGDQGSINQLEGRFAFINQLDRYNNKLSSEKNDFRTLNSREKQYQQFLYYKYFFANKKPLIVTEGKTDVRYLKAAMKSLCDEYPNLITKSSDTEFEFKVSFLRRTKRLNYFLNITQDGADTISSIYKFSQANNEKGYINYLEYFKKISNTNPKNPVILIFDNELNGDQSKGKNNKNKPLQKFINLINLDNESHEKFKNSLSYNILGNFHLLTNQLVNNKDQCEIEDLIESKVWNNRIGGKTFSIDKEFDLDKHFGKEIFSQYIEQNYETIDFENFKPILDNISQIIDEYNVKS
- a CDS encoding DUF2971 domain-containing protein, whose amino-acid sequence is MLIYRYRSNSELAMKELIYNELFFASAEECNDPYDGKDFLVFGKEIDKWKRLFETAWKDDENIIKNDLAEKMSQKMLEYTPLSFEQAILFCYSKEISSILNCDLNLASFLESKIKNLIEKYSPKKKYFASFSKNNASILMWSHYASMHHGFCLIYKSINGGLDQDPGWKRSSVRRKTKNGIAPTMKYSFPQKFIFEEIVYQEKTEQIDAFSCFTSYIYGNEIEDEKERLNFVYQKEKQYLEKHDSWKYEEEVRLLLPTPPASMYGEHFSYTQNERLLHYSPTQLVGIILGSRMERNQKDRICEICQERLDKIALSCKNSIVFDFVLFQAKLENDYRGISIEPKTIFSLGGTFYESDVRFIDSYKLWKDGWALVFRDKGCSKKKID